In the genome of Diaphorobacter sp. HDW4A, the window TGACGCCATCGAACGCAATTTGCAGAGCCTTGATGACGCGCTTCATTGCTGCAGCTCCACGCACTGCTTGTGCAGCTCTTGGGCGCGGGTCCATACGCCACGGCAAATCTTGTTTCCGGGCGTTGAGCAATCGAACTCCCAACGCGTGGGCCGCCCGTTTGCGTCACTGCTTCGAACCGTCCACGCAGGGCTTTTCCGCTTGTTGCTGGTGATCTTTCGGTAATCGAGCAGACCGTTGCACGCGCCTAGATAGTTGCCCACGCGCAGATCGCGGCGCATCGGCGACCTCATCCATGCCGTCTGACCGAACTGGTACATCCAG includes:
- a CDS encoding glycoside hydrolase family protein, which codes for MGLVVHENYTDKAIIPTQGDRPTVGFGSTFHEDGTPVKMGDTTTPVRALIKAQTHISKDEKVFRDSLPDVALSQGEYDLYVRWMYQFGQTAWMRSPMRRDLRVGNYLGACNGLLDYRKITSNKRKSPAWTVRSSDANGRPTRWEFDCSTPGNKICRGVWTRAQELHKQCVELQQ